In Mytilus edulis chromosome 13, xbMytEdul2.2, whole genome shotgun sequence, a single window of DNA contains:
- the LOC139502345 gene encoding acetylcholine receptor subunit beta-type lev-1-like, with translation MTMFTISLFATLVIFVLNCCSGQNLSDEKQLFVDVFANHQKEVIPRPNFNTPLQIQMTFYMMSITKFEEIDETIEVLGGLHCNWNDAGISWNPSSYGNIPYTILSSKHIWKPPMILVNAVDILSPIEGSTNNLATIYSDGNVTLGLGGIMSAKCTTDISKFPYDSQTCNLKFAVWGLSVETAVLTESSDPISMLFYTPNSNWDLTSYHSRAVIWNQYSTFEIFLTIKRESLYFSVMVVCPTILFGLLNPLVFLLPVESGERIGLGMTILLSYAIFLTLVSAAIPASSNPMCYLLIIMIMTIVISGVIVVMSIFISYLYYREDTKEMNAFWKLIGSRLPWTRKNNIVTVVPITNEKPEICKTSSPPGYVSWKDVSYGLDILFLIVSYITMLCLITTFHIIVS, from the coding sequence ATGACCATGTTCACCATTTCATTATTTGCGACTTTGGTAATTTTTGTCCTGAACTGTTGCAGTGGACAAAACCTCTCCGATGAAAAACAATTATTCGTGGATGTTTTTGCTAATCACCAAAAAGAGGTTATACCACGTCCGAATTTCAATACGCCGTTACAGATACAAATGACATTCTATATGATGAGCATCACTAAATTTGAAGAAATTGATGAAACTATTGAAGTTTTAGGTGGATTGCATTGTAATTGGAATGATGCTGGGATATCGTGGAATCCTAGTTCTTATGGCAATATACCGTACACTATTTTGTCAAGTAAACATATCTGGAAGCCTCCAATGATTTTAGTAAACGCCGTCGATATTTTATCACCTATTGAAGGGAGTACAAACAATCTTGCGACTATTTACAGTGACGGAAATGTAACCTTGGGTTTAGGTGGAATAATGTCAGCAAAGTGTACTACGGACATATCGAAATTCCCTTATGATTCACAAACGTGTAATTTGAAGTTCGCGGTATGGGGACTTTCAGTAGAAACTGCCGTGTTAACAGAAAGCTCAGATCCAATAAGCATGTTGTTCTACACACCAAACTCCAACTGGGATCTTACATCATACCATTCACGGGCTGTGATTTGGAACCAGTATTCCACATTTGAGATTTTCCTTACAATAAAACGAGAGTCTTTATATTTTAGTGTTATGGTAGTGTGTCCAACCATTCTATTCGGTTTACTAAACCCGCTAGTGTTTCTTCTTCCTGTTGAATCCGGAGAACGCATAGGACTGGGCATGACTATACTTCTGTCATACGCCATTTTCCTTACCTTAGTCTCTGCAGCCATACCAGCCTCGTCAAATCCAATGTGTTACTTGTTAATCATAATGATAATGACGATCGTAATAAGTGGTGTTATCGTTGTTATGTCCATATTCATATCGTATCTGTACTACAGAGAAGACACGAAGGAAATGAATGCTTTTTGGAAACTGATTGGATCTCGACTACCATGGACCCGAAAAAACAATATTGTTACTGTAGTTCCAATTACCAATGAAAAACCTGAAATTTGTAAAACTTCTTCTCCTCCTGGATATGTAAGTTGGAAGGATGTAAGTTATGgacttgatattttgtttttaattgtctCGTACATCACAATGCTTTGTTTGATAACAACATTTCACATAATTGTAAGTTAA